One Athene noctua chromosome 28, bAthNoc1.hap1.1, whole genome shotgun sequence DNA window includes the following coding sequences:
- the PLAT gene encoding tissue-type plasminogen activator isoform X2: protein MWKILRTEGKLPCLLLLVGAIMTVQCQGLRMRFKRGARSRACTRNKCYNGGQCSQAYYSPQLFICQCHQGFSGKQCEIDTEIKCYKDTGVTYRGTWSMTKSGTKCLNWNSNGLMDRTYSGRREDAAELGLGNHNYCRNPDEDSRPWCYIYKGGRYIWEHCSVPSCSKVGNMNCKSGRGTDYRGSHSVTSSGATCLRWNSRILVNKLYTAWRRDAYPLGLGSHNFCRNPDNDSKPWCHVLKGNQLTWEYCNVPTCSTCGLRQQRVRQYRIKGGSYADIAAHPWQAAIFVKYRRAPGEHFLCGGILISSCWVLSAAHCFEEGFSTNQLKIVLGRTSRATPEENEQTFQVKHYTVHQRFDSENFNNDIALLQLNSDAEDCATETDTVRAACLPTPELQLPDWTECEISGYGRSEEFSPFYSEHLKEGHVRLFPASRCTTQHLENRTVTDNMLCAGDTRHLDDACKGDSGGPLVCMKDDRMYLIGIISWGVGCGRKDMPGVYTNVNRYLDWIQDNMTP from the exons ATGTGGAAAATACTCAGAACAGAGGGCAAACTCCCATGTCTCCTCCTGCTGGTGGGAGCAATCATGACTGTTCAATGCCAG GGCTTACGCATGCGTTTCAAACGGGGAGCCAGATCTAGAG CCTGCACTAGAAATAAATGCTACAACGGCGGCCAGTGTTCACAGGCCTATTATTCCCCACAGCTCTTCATTTGCCAGTGCCACCAAGGTTTCTCTGGGAAGCAGTGTGAAATAG ATACTGAAATTAAGTGCTACAAAGACACTGGAGTAACATACAGGGGTACATGGAGCATGACCAAGAGCGGAACCAAATGTTTAAATTGGAATAGCAATGGCTTGATGGACCGGACATACAGCGGTCGAAGAGAGGATGCTGCTGAGCTGGGATTGGGCAATCACAACTATTGCAG AAACCCAGATGAGGATTCCAGACCTTGGTGCTATATCTATAAAGGGGGAAGGTACATCTGGGAACACTGCAGCGTGCCCTCCTGTTCAAAAG TTGGGAACATGAACTGCAAATCTGGAAGAGGCACAGATTACCGAGGCAGCCACAGTGTTACCAGTTCTGGAGCTACCTGTTTGAGGTGGAATTCTCGAATCCTTGTCAACAAGTTATATACTGCTTGGAGAAGAGATGCTTACCCACTGGGCCTTGGCAGTCACAATTTCTGCCG GAATCCTGACAATGACAGCAAGCCCTGGTGCCATGTACTGAAAGGAAATCAGCTCACATGGGAGTACTGCAATGTACCTACTTGCT CCACCTGTGGCTTACGGCAGCAAAGAGTACGCCAGTACAGGATTAAAGGTGGCTCCTATGCAGACATTGCAGCTCACCCATGGCAAGCTGCCATCTTTGTGAAGTATCGACGAGCACCAGGAGAGCACTTCCTCTGTGGAGGAATTCTGATCAGTTCCTGCTGGGTTTTGTCAGCTGCTCACTGTTTTGAGGAAGG CTTTAGTACAAATCAGCTGAAGATTGTGCTGGGTAGGACTTCCCGTGCAACTCCCGAGGAAAATGAACAGACATTTCAAGTGAAGCATTACACTGTGCATCAAAGATTTGACTCAGAAAATTTCAACAATGATATTG cTCTGTTGCAGTTGAACTCAGATGCAGAAGACTGTGCTACTGAAACAGACACTGTCCGTGCTGCCTGCCTCCCAACACCAGAACTGCAGCTGCCTGACTGGACTGAATGTGAGATCTCTGGTTATGGCAGAAGTGAAGAAT tctcTCCATTCTATTCAGAGCACCTGAAGGAAGGTCATGTCAGACTGTTTCCAGCCAGTCGGTGCACAACACAGCATCTAGAAAACAGGACAGTTACAGACAATATGTTATGTGCAGGAGACACAAGGCACCTTGATGATGCCTGCAAG GGTGACTCTGGAGGGCCCCTGGTCTGCATGAAGGATGATCGTATGTATCTAATTGGAATCATCAGCTGGGGAGTAGGCTGTGGCCGCAAAGACATGCCTGGCGTTTATACAAATGTGAATCGTTATCTTGACTGGATTCAGGACAACATGACACcctga
- the PLAT gene encoding tissue-type plasminogen activator isoform X1 has product MWKILRTEGKLPCLLLLVGAIMTVQCQGLRMRFKRGARSRAICTDNSSGETYQHRGTWLRLSGSRIEYCRCDSGWSRCHTVPVRACTRNKCYNGGQCSQAYYSPQLFICQCHQGFSGKQCEIDTEIKCYKDTGVTYRGTWSMTKSGTKCLNWNSNGLMDRTYSGRREDAAELGLGNHNYCRNPDEDSRPWCYIYKGGRYIWEHCSVPSCSKVGNMNCKSGRGTDYRGSHSVTSSGATCLRWNSRILVNKLYTAWRRDAYPLGLGSHNFCRNPDNDSKPWCHVLKGNQLTWEYCNVPTCSTCGLRQQRVRQYRIKGGSYADIAAHPWQAAIFVKYRRAPGEHFLCGGILISSCWVLSAAHCFEEGFSTNQLKIVLGRTSRATPEENEQTFQVKHYTVHQRFDSENFNNDIALLQLNSDAEDCATETDTVRAACLPTPELQLPDWTECEISGYGRSEEFSPFYSEHLKEGHVRLFPASRCTTQHLENRTVTDNMLCAGDTRHLDDACKGDSGGPLVCMKDDRMYLIGIISWGVGCGRKDMPGVYTNVNRYLDWIQDNMTP; this is encoded by the exons ATGTGGAAAATACTCAGAACAGAGGGCAAACTCCCATGTCTCCTCCTGCTGGTGGGAGCAATCATGACTGTTCAATGCCAG GGCTTACGCATGCGTTTCAAACGGGGAGCCAGATCTAGAG CCATTTGCACAGACAATTCATCTGGAGAAACTTACCAGCACAGGGGAACCTGGCTAAGGCTCTCAGGGAGCAGAATAGAATACTGTAGGTGCGACAGCGGTTGGAGTCGCTGCCACACCGTGCCTGTCAGAG CCTGCACTAGAAATAAATGCTACAACGGCGGCCAGTGTTCACAGGCCTATTATTCCCCACAGCTCTTCATTTGCCAGTGCCACCAAGGTTTCTCTGGGAAGCAGTGTGAAATAG ATACTGAAATTAAGTGCTACAAAGACACTGGAGTAACATACAGGGGTACATGGAGCATGACCAAGAGCGGAACCAAATGTTTAAATTGGAATAGCAATGGCTTGATGGACCGGACATACAGCGGTCGAAGAGAGGATGCTGCTGAGCTGGGATTGGGCAATCACAACTATTGCAG AAACCCAGATGAGGATTCCAGACCTTGGTGCTATATCTATAAAGGGGGAAGGTACATCTGGGAACACTGCAGCGTGCCCTCCTGTTCAAAAG TTGGGAACATGAACTGCAAATCTGGAAGAGGCACAGATTACCGAGGCAGCCACAGTGTTACCAGTTCTGGAGCTACCTGTTTGAGGTGGAATTCTCGAATCCTTGTCAACAAGTTATATACTGCTTGGAGAAGAGATGCTTACCCACTGGGCCTTGGCAGTCACAATTTCTGCCG GAATCCTGACAATGACAGCAAGCCCTGGTGCCATGTACTGAAAGGAAATCAGCTCACATGGGAGTACTGCAATGTACCTACTTGCT CCACCTGTGGCTTACGGCAGCAAAGAGTACGCCAGTACAGGATTAAAGGTGGCTCCTATGCAGACATTGCAGCTCACCCATGGCAAGCTGCCATCTTTGTGAAGTATCGACGAGCACCAGGAGAGCACTTCCTCTGTGGAGGAATTCTGATCAGTTCCTGCTGGGTTTTGTCAGCTGCTCACTGTTTTGAGGAAGG CTTTAGTACAAATCAGCTGAAGATTGTGCTGGGTAGGACTTCCCGTGCAACTCCCGAGGAAAATGAACAGACATTTCAAGTGAAGCATTACACTGTGCATCAAAGATTTGACTCAGAAAATTTCAACAATGATATTG cTCTGTTGCAGTTGAACTCAGATGCAGAAGACTGTGCTACTGAAACAGACACTGTCCGTGCTGCCTGCCTCCCAACACCAGAACTGCAGCTGCCTGACTGGACTGAATGTGAGATCTCTGGTTATGGCAGAAGTGAAGAAT tctcTCCATTCTATTCAGAGCACCTGAAGGAAGGTCATGTCAGACTGTTTCCAGCCAGTCGGTGCACAACACAGCATCTAGAAAACAGGACAGTTACAGACAATATGTTATGTGCAGGAGACACAAGGCACCTTGATGATGCCTGCAAG GGTGACTCTGGAGGGCCCCTGGTCTGCATGAAGGATGATCGTATGTATCTAATTGGAATCATCAGCTGGGGAGTAGGCTGTGGCCGCAAAGACATGCCTGGCGTTTATACAAATGTGAATCGTTATCTTGACTGGATTCAGGACAACATGACACcctga